The Sesamum indicum cultivar Zhongzhi No. 13 linkage group LG2, S_indicum_v1.0, whole genome shotgun sequence genome contains a region encoding:
- the LOC105156131 gene encoding zinc finger CCCH domain-containing protein 17, giving the protein MVGSAPQSQSQSQSQSQSQPPSAEEEALKRNTDCVYFLASPLTCKKGSECEYRHSDIARVNPRDCWFWLHGNCLNPKCGFRHPPLDGLLGAQIPTPTGASAPVSQAVTAPTPTPHVPNASTKQGGVPCIFFQKGHCLKGDWCPFLHIPNSLSNKAQVPGTASAAEPATIKKSFTGLEKSMQEKKVQPMNIAKSVKDVQQSKPITEMEHAPPRNEFPINRRVPHVSGINEFSAYRSAPVSNGNPVNWSNRVQQPHLLEEPESMNSKDAEEVSREPSPGFDVLVDDEGRDSDYYPGEDRYGMSREHEARNEYDIGHTIAAGDDERYQDPLSYDSHEHHKGQYAWEQHRASSERMSGGAYLERRQYARPDSLGQVDELDLRHRLAKHKKPNGLRSVISHEHARDLQVGDRSYQGLRRDDQQPMRENSLSSRLRGRIRLPGRSSSPTNREMIRGSDRGRLSPIRAGISSHQGRIRDKIKGRVEEGFNNGGRNHRGLPSRRDSVGQDSADFAGPKSLAELKNRKNAEPSRQHVTDQQSLGKRKHLMVDGHQQSGSDVSFEGPKSLEEILKRKRGETISGRNSSNNEGIIENKNQDEEKDGTNNETTTPDGNNKEGYKSATVQKTEAEESRPTASGSVLQPDAGKLEAEEGMVVEDGVDQESEAYEQRDGESDYEQAGGEDFELYDGENGDAVGEYDEDDDDDFAKKMGVMYS; this is encoded by the exons ATGGTGGGCTCTGCACCTCAATCTCAGTCTCAATCTCAATCTCAATCTCAGTCTCAACCTCCGTCTGCCGAAGAGGAAGCGCTTAAGAGGAACACCGATTGCGTTTACTTTCTTGCTTCTCCTTTAACTTGCAAAAAG GGTAGTGAGTGTGAGTATCGTCATAGTGACATTGCACGGGTAAATCCAAGGGACTGTTGGTTCTGGTTACATGGTAACTGCTTAAATCCCAAGTGCGGCTTTCGCCATCCG CCACTTGATGGATTGCTGGGAGCGCAAATACCCACACCTACTGGAGCCTCTGCACCTGTGTCACAAGCTGTGACAGCACCTACCCCTACCCCACATGTTCCAAATGCCTCCACTAAACAAGGCGGGGTTCCTTGCATATTTTTCCAAAAGGGGCATTGTTTAAAAGGTGATTGGTGTCCCTTTCTTCATATCCCAAATTCATTGAGTAACAAAGCTCAGGTGCCAGGAACAGCATCGGCTGCTGAACCTGCAACTATCAAGAAGTCTTTTACtggacttgagaagtctatGCAAGAGAAGAAGGTCCAACCTATGAATATTGCAAAATCTGTCAAGGATGTCCAACAATCTAAACCAATCACTGAAATGGAACATGCTCCCCCTAGAAATGAATTTCCTATAAACAGGAGGGTGCCACATGTATCAGGGATCAATGAGTTTTCTGCATACAGGAGTGCTCCTGTTTCTAATGGAAACCCAGTCAATTGGTCCAATCGTGTTCAGCAACCTCACTTGTTGGAGGAACCTGAAAGCATGAACAGTAAGGATGCAGAAGAAGTTTCAAGGGAGCCCTCTCCTGGGTTTGATGTTCTTGTTGATGATGAGGGAAGAGATTCTGATTACTATCCTGGTGAAGATAGATATGGAATGTCAAGGGAACATGAAGCCAGGAATGAATACGATATTGGTCACACGATTGCTGCTGGCGATGATGAAAGATATCAGGATCCTCTTAGCTATGACTCACATGAGCACCATAAGGGTCAGTATGCTTGGGAGCAGCACAGAGCTTCTTCTGAAAGGATGTCAGGAGGAGCATATCTTGAAAGAAGGCAATACGCTAGGCCTGATAGCCTTGGTCAAGTAGATGAATTAGATCTAAGGCACCGTTTAGCAAAGCATAAGAAGCCTAATGGTTTGAGGTCTGTCATTAGTCATGAACATGCTCGTGACTTGCAGGTTGGCGACCGTAGCTACCAGGGTTTGCGTAGGGACGACCAACAACCCATGCGCGAGAATTCTCTTAGCAGTCGACTTCGAGGAAGAATAAGACTTCCTGGAAGATCATCGTCTCCAACCAACAGGGAAATGATTAGGGGAAGTGATCGTGGCAGGTTGTCTCCAATAAGGGCAGGTATCTCCTCTCACCAGGGAAGGATCCGAGACAAGATAAAAGGAAGGGTGGAAGAAGGTTTTAATAATGGTGGCAGGAATCACAGAGGTCTGCCCTCGAGAAGAGACAGTGTGGGTCAAGATAGTGCTGATTTTGCTGGTCCAAAAAGTCTTGCCGAGTTGAAGAACAGGAAAAATGCTGAACCTAGTAGACAGCATGTGACTGATCAGCAATCGCTTGGTAAGAGAAAACATTTGATGGTTGATGGCCATCAACAAAGTGGAAGTGATGTTTCATTTGAAGGGCCTAAGTCACTGGAAGAGATCCTAAAGCGGAAGCGAGGTGAAACAATAAGTGGTAGGAATTCATCTAATAATGAAggtattatagaaaataagaatCAGGATGAAGAAAAGGATGGAACCAACAATGAGACAACCACTCCCGATGGGAACAATAAGGAGGGCTACAAGTCTGCAACAGTTCAGAAGACTGAAGCTGAAGAGAGCAGGCCAACTGCCTCTGGATCTGTCCTGCAACCTGACGCTGGCAAGCTAGAAGCTGAAGAGGGTATGGTTGTTGAGGATGGGGTGGACCAAGAGTCTGAAGCGTATGAGCAAAGAGATGGGGAATCTGATTATGAGCAAGCTGGTGGGGAAGATTTTGAGTTGTATGATGGTGAGAACGGAGATGCTGTAGGGGAATATGAcgaagatgatgatgacgacTTTGCGAAGAAAATGGGTGTCATGTACTCCTAA